Proteins co-encoded in one Pseudomonas fluorescens genomic window:
- a CDS encoding efflux RND transporter periplasmic adaptor subunit has translation MDKKLIVVAAATLALGIGIGSMWGGSGSIDAHADEAAEHADHAEEGAAADGEHGEEGHIELTAEQIAAAGIQLAAAQAQNFSLGLSFPGEVRFDEDRTAHVVPRVPGVVESVSVNLGQSVKKGQLLAVIASQQISDQRSEQAAAQRRLALARTTFEREKKLWQDKISAEQDFLQARQALEEAEIAVSNARQKISVLSGSVVATGGNRYELRAPFDGVVVEKHLTPGEVVDETTAAFTLSDLSRVWVTFGVSPKELNKVQVGKPVTVSAAELNAEVSGTVAYVGSLLGEQTRTATVRVTLENPQGSWRPGLFVTALVATDSRQAKVAVPETAIQTFEDKPTVFVRTDDGFKAQAVELGSRAAGQVEVTAGLEPGVQVASAGSFVLKSELGKASAEHSH, from the coding sequence ATGGATAAAAAACTGATCGTGGTCGCTGCGGCGACCTTGGCGCTGGGCATTGGCATCGGCTCGATGTGGGGCGGCAGTGGGTCTATCGATGCGCATGCCGATGAAGCGGCGGAACACGCCGATCACGCCGAAGAAGGCGCCGCCGCTGACGGCGAGCATGGCGAAGAAGGGCACATCGAATTGACTGCCGAGCAGATCGCGGCGGCGGGGATTCAACTGGCCGCCGCCCAGGCGCAGAACTTCAGCCTCGGTCTGTCATTCCCCGGCGAAGTGCGCTTCGACGAAGACCGCACCGCGCATGTGGTGCCGCGCGTACCGGGCGTGGTCGAGTCAGTGTCGGTCAATCTCGGGCAGTCGGTGAAGAAAGGTCAGTTGCTGGCCGTGATCGCCAGCCAGCAGATCTCCGATCAGCGCAGCGAGCAGGCGGCCGCGCAACGCCGTCTGGCTCTGGCCCGCACGACGTTCGAGCGCGAGAAAAAACTGTGGCAGGACAAGATTTCCGCCGAGCAGGATTTCCTTCAGGCGCGTCAGGCCCTGGAAGAAGCCGAAATCGCCGTGAGCAACGCCCGGCAAAAGATCAGTGTGCTCAGCGGCAGTGTGGTCGCCACTGGCGGCAATCGTTATGAACTGCGGGCGCCGTTCGATGGCGTGGTGGTGGAAAAACACCTCACGCCGGGGGAGGTGGTCGATGAAACCACGGCGGCGTTCACGCTCTCGGACTTGTCCCGGGTGTGGGTCACGTTCGGCGTTTCGCCCAAGGAGCTGAACAAGGTGCAAGTGGGCAAACCCGTCACCGTCAGTGCGGCGGAATTGAACGCCGAAGTCAGCGGCACCGTGGCTTACGTCGGCAGCCTGCTCGGCGAACAGACCCGCACCGCGACCGTGCGCGTGACGTTGGAAAACCCGCAAGGCTCATGGCGCCCGGGCCTGTTTGTCACCGCGCTGGTCGCCACCGACAGCCGTCAGGCCAAAGTCGCCGTGCCGGAAACCGCGATCCAGACCTTCGAGGACAAACCCACGGTATTCGTGCGCACCGACGACGGCTTCAAAGCGCAAGCGGTGGAGCTGGGCAGTCGGGCGGCGGGGCAAGTGGAAGTCACCGCCGGGCTGGAGCCGGGCGTGCAAGTCGCCAGCGCCGGCAGCTTCGTCCTCAAATCGGAGCTGGGCAAAGCCTCGGCCGAGCACAGTCATTAA
- a CDS encoding TolC family protein: protein MPGLIELTARSRLKKTASGLLLLACTGLASASTLTLDQALQTAFAGNPELAAAQWEIGIAEGDRKQAGLIPNPEVSWEAEDTRRQSRTTTVMLSQPIELGGKRGARIDVASRAQDAAGIELERKRNALRADVLQAFNGAQTAQQRLQLARQSLQLAEHGLRVAQGRIEAGKSSPVEGTRAQVQLSQVRLELSRAERDQANAYQQLAQVMGAPLPTSTTVQTATQSLPSVPTPSRLLERLNETAELRLARLQIDQREASLGLEKSQRIPDLTVSIGSQYSETERERVNVVGLSMPIPLFNRNQGNVLAAARRADQARDLRNATELRLRTEIQTTLEQWQTANGEIKAFNQTILPAAQSAVDSATRGFEMGKFGFLDVLDAQRTLIAARSQYIQAVSEATDAQVRIERIFGDLSANP, encoded by the coding sequence TTGCCCGGTTTAATTGAACTGACGGCGCGCTCACGCCTGAAAAAAACCGCCAGCGGCCTCTTGTTGCTGGCCTGCACAGGCCTTGCCAGTGCATCGACCCTGACGCTGGATCAGGCGCTGCAAACCGCGTTCGCCGGCAACCCGGAGCTGGCCGCCGCGCAGTGGGAAATCGGCATTGCCGAAGGTGACCGCAAACAGGCCGGGCTGATCCCCAATCCCGAGGTTTCGTGGGAGGCTGAAGACACTCGGCGCCAGTCACGCACCACCACGGTGATGCTCAGTCAGCCGATCGAGCTGGGCGGCAAGCGTGGTGCGCGGATTGATGTGGCGAGTCGTGCGCAGGATGCCGCCGGCATCGAGCTGGAGCGCAAGCGCAACGCACTGCGCGCCGACGTGCTTCAAGCGTTCAATGGCGCGCAAACTGCGCAGCAACGTTTGCAACTGGCCCGGCAGTCGCTGCAGCTCGCCGAGCACGGTTTGCGTGTGGCGCAGGGGCGGATCGAGGCGGGCAAGTCGTCGCCGGTCGAAGGCACACGGGCGCAAGTGCAGCTTTCGCAAGTGCGCCTGGAGCTAAGCCGCGCTGAGCGCGATCAGGCCAATGCGTACCAGCAATTGGCCCAGGTCATGGGCGCACCGTTGCCGACGTCGACCACGGTGCAGACCGCGACTCAAAGCCTGCCCAGCGTACCGACGCCCAGCCGTTTGCTTGAGCGCCTGAACGAGACGGCGGAGCTGCGCCTGGCCAGGTTGCAGATCGATCAGCGCGAGGCGTCGCTGGGGCTGGAAAAGTCCCAGCGGATACCCGATCTCACCGTCAGCATCGGCAGCCAGTACAGCGAAACCGAGCGCGAGCGGGTCAACGTGGTCGGGCTGTCGATGCCGATTCCGCTGTTCAACCGCAATCAGGGCAATGTGCTGGCGGCGGCGCGGCGTGCCGATCAGGCACGGGACCTGCGCAACGCCACTGAGCTGCGCCTGCGCACGGAAATCCAGACCACGCTGGAGCAGTGGCAGACCGCCAACGGCGAAATCAAGGCGTTCAATCAGACCATCCTGCCCGCCGCGCAAAGTGCGGTGGACAGCGCCACTCGCGGTTTCGAAATGGGCAAGTTCGGCTTCCTCGACGTGCTCGACGCCCAGCGCACGTTGATCGCCGCTCGCAGCCAATACATCCAGGCGGTGAGCGAGGCCACCGACGCCCAAGTCCGCATCGAACGCATCTTCGGCGACCTCAGCGCCAACCCTTGA
- a CDS encoding heavy metal response regulator transcription factor, giving the protein MRILVVEDELKAAEYLHQGLTESGYIVDHAINGADGLHLAQQQVYDLIILDVNLPELDGWGVLEQLRRTHSTRVMMLTARGRLADKIRGLDLGADDYLVKPFEFPELLARVRTLMRRSENIPVPQVLKVADLELDPGRHRAFRGTQRIDLTTKEFALLHLLMRQSGEVLTRTQIISLVWDMNFDCDTNVVEVSIRRLRAKIDDPFDSKLIHTLRGVGYVLEARE; this is encoded by the coding sequence ATGCGAATCCTTGTCGTCGAGGACGAGCTTAAAGCTGCCGAATACTTGCATCAGGGCCTGACCGAAAGTGGTTATATCGTTGACCACGCCATTAATGGCGCGGATGGTTTGCACCTGGCCCAACAACAGGTTTATGACCTGATCATTCTGGATGTGAATCTGCCGGAACTCGACGGTTGGGGCGTGCTGGAGCAACTGCGCCGCACCCATTCCACGCGAGTGATGATGCTCACCGCACGCGGTCGCCTGGCAGACAAGATCCGGGGCCTGGATCTGGGCGCCGACGACTATCTGGTCAAGCCGTTCGAATTCCCGGAATTGCTGGCGCGGGTACGCACCTTGATGCGCCGCAGCGAAAACATCCCGGTGCCGCAAGTACTCAAGGTCGCCGATCTGGAACTCGATCCGGGCCGTCACCGGGCCTTTCGTGGCACCCAGCGTATCGACCTCACCACCAAGGAATTCGCCCTGCTGCATCTGCTGATGCGCCAGTCCGGCGAAGTGCTGACCCGCACTCAAATCATCTCGTTGGTATGGGACATGAACTTCGACTGCGACACCAACGTGGTCGAAGTCTCGATCCGCCGCTTGCGGGCGAAGATCGACGACCCGTTCGACAGCAAACTGATCCACACCCTGCGCGGTGTCGGCTATGTGCTGGAGGCACGGGAATGA
- a CDS encoding heavy metal sensor histidine kinase: MKPASLSLRLGLTVSTLGALLVVFLAILAYFALTHELDALSRDSLEKKMAQVEHSLSLYVDANEVSSKPHILLDQVMGHDNLTLTIYDRGNLRSPLLKSGSGLTDPRIELKAVRATTDQLSYTDSFDAEGAKFLTASKLIRLKDGSNVPVLLSMDNAHDQALLSAYLRSTLIALPLLLVFIGLTAWGAVQRGLAPLREFRKVAARVTTQDLDHRLSVVNMPQELSELAQGINVMLDRLDSGVQQLSQFSDDLAHELRTPINNLMGKAQVTLSRERTVEEYTDVLVSCTEELERVARIVSDMLFLAQASQPMAHASFEPIALENEALRVADLFSLPAQDKQIHLKVVGSAQVSGDRLMIQRAISNLLSNALRHCPAGKTVSLFIEQAPTQVALRVSNPGAGIEAQHLPHLFDRFYRVDSSRTRSQGSTGLGLAIVRSIMTLHQGTTQVQSRPGAMTVFSLVFPVFAEKH, encoded by the coding sequence ATGAAGCCCGCCAGCCTGTCGCTGCGATTGGGTCTGACCGTCAGTACTCTTGGTGCGTTGCTGGTGGTGTTCCTGGCGATCCTTGCGTATTTCGCCCTGACTCATGAGCTCGATGCATTGTCCCGGGACAGCCTGGAAAAGAAGATGGCGCAGGTGGAACACAGCCTCTCGCTGTACGTCGATGCCAATGAAGTCAGCAGCAAGCCGCACATTCTGCTCGATCAGGTCATGGGGCATGACAACCTGACGCTGACGATTTATGACCGAGGCAACCTGCGCTCGCCGCTGCTCAAGTCCGGGTCGGGATTGACGGACCCACGGATTGAATTGAAAGCGGTGCGGGCGACGACCGATCAGTTGTCCTATACCGACAGCTTCGATGCCGAAGGTGCGAAATTTCTCACCGCCTCGAAATTGATTCGCCTGAAGGACGGCAGCAACGTACCGGTGTTGCTGTCGATGGACAATGCCCACGATCAGGCGTTGCTCAGCGCCTACCTGCGCTCGACGCTGATTGCCTTGCCGTTGCTCCTGGTGTTCATCGGCCTGACCGCCTGGGGCGCGGTGCAGCGCGGACTGGCGCCGCTGCGCGAGTTTCGCAAAGTGGCGGCCCGGGTGACCACCCAGGACCTCGACCACCGGTTGTCGGTGGTGAACATGCCTCAGGAACTGAGCGAACTGGCGCAAGGCATCAACGTCATGCTCGATCGCCTGGACAGCGGTGTGCAGCAGTTGTCGCAGTTCTCCGATGATCTGGCCCACGAGCTGCGCACGCCGATCAACAATTTGATGGGCAAGGCTCAGGTAACGCTTTCACGCGAGCGCACGGTCGAGGAATACACCGACGTTCTGGTGTCGTGCACCGAGGAGCTGGAGCGGGTAGCGCGGATTGTCTCGGACATGTTGTTCCTGGCCCAGGCCAGCCAGCCGATGGCACACGCGTCGTTCGAGCCGATTGCGCTGGAAAACGAGGCGTTACGGGTGGCCGATCTGTTTTCCCTCCCGGCGCAAGACAAGCAAATCCATCTGAAGGTGGTCGGCAGTGCTCAGGTTTCGGGCGACCGCTTGATGATCCAGCGGGCGATATCCAACCTGCTGTCCAACGCCCTGCGCCACTGCCCCGCCGGCAAAACCGTTTCGCTGTTCATTGAACAGGCGCCGACACAGGTGGCACTGCGAGTGAGCAATCCCGGCGCTGGCATCGAAGCGCAGCACTTGCCGCATCTGTTCGACCGTTTTTACCGCGTCGACAGCAGTCGCACCCGCTCGCAGGGCAGCACCGGTCTGGGGCTGGCCATCGTGCGCTCGATCATGACCCTGCATCAGGGCACCACGCAGGTGCAAAGCCGCCCGGGGGCGATGACGGTATTCAGCCTGGTGTTCCCCGTGTTCGCGGAAAAGCACTAA
- a CDS encoding YcaO-like family protein produces MDKTWMAERELTADQAERRIQAELSRLGLTPVTRTLGSKVVAVEAILHGSDNRHARGCGKGYADQAHLGALYEALEHYWTDEHFATEVHHETEHYFKDTPIFADDSLVHRLTCQQNARIICRTYVCPPWHDRFSYPVALTLPNGSRQPSSPGTADCSAVRRYASNSGTAIGATYSEALLHAANECIERDAVSLFLLNHFYYENHPPLRRVARLSDHDDLGRLWTDAEQEIGGEIVLVDISSEFKARTFLAFTTQPGSHPQVYGSGCSLDPRHAASRALSELVQLQLSAAEPEYHRTLTNALRNLQPFPRLLRCAQFDPQTLLHRCPQHEVKLPGSIEELSVDDQLHLLTQDLQNHGRTLGASILQQTEFGTTLLNVVIPGLERFFVVSSGNVVIPQARGRTLERSVP; encoded by the coding sequence ATGGACAAGACATGGATGGCCGAGCGTGAGCTGACGGCCGATCAGGCAGAGCGACGTATTCAGGCCGAGCTTTCACGACTGGGCCTCACGCCGGTAACCCGTACACTCGGCAGCAAGGTCGTTGCCGTTGAGGCGATTCTTCACGGCAGCGACAACCGTCATGCCCGTGGCTGCGGCAAGGGTTATGCGGATCAGGCACACCTGGGCGCACTCTATGAAGCGCTTGAGCATTATTGGACGGATGAACACTTCGCGACCGAGGTTCACCACGAGACAGAGCATTACTTCAAAGACACACCGATCTTTGCCGATGACTCGCTTGTGCACAGGCTCACCTGTCAGCAAAACGCGCGCATCATCTGCAGGACCTATGTCTGTCCTCCGTGGCATGACCGTTTTTCCTATCCGGTGGCGCTGACTTTGCCAAACGGTTCACGTCAGCCTTCGTCACCGGGCACTGCGGACTGCAGCGCCGTGCGACGCTACGCCAGCAACAGCGGCACCGCCATTGGCGCCACTTACAGCGAGGCGTTGTTGCATGCCGCCAACGAATGCATCGAGCGCGATGCGGTATCGCTGTTTCTGCTCAACCATTTCTATTACGAGAATCACCCACCCCTGCGAAGAGTGGCTCGTCTCAGTGACCACGACGACCTCGGCCGTCTGTGGACCGATGCCGAACAGGAAATCGGCGGAGAAATCGTGCTGGTGGATATCAGCAGCGAATTCAAGGCACGAACCTTTCTGGCCTTCACAACGCAGCCGGGGTCTCATCCACAGGTCTACGGCAGTGGCTGTTCACTTGATCCGCGCCACGCTGCATCGCGTGCGCTCAGTGAACTGGTGCAATTGCAACTGAGCGCCGCCGAGCCCGAATACCATCGGACGCTGACCAATGCACTGCGCAACCTGCAGCCCTTCCCGCGCCTGCTGCGCTGTGCGCAGTTCGATCCGCAGACGCTGTTGCATCGCTGCCCGCAGCACGAAGTGAAACTGCCCGGTTCAATTGAAGAGCTGTCGGTGGACGATCAACTTCACTTGCTGACTCAAGACCTGCAAAACCACGGTCGTACGCTGGGTGCTTCGATCCTGCAGCAAACCGAGTTCGGCACAACCCTGCTCAACGTGGTGATTCCCGGGCTGGAGCGTTTCTTTGTTGTTTCCAGCGGCAATGTTGTCATCCCGCAGGCCCGGGGACGAACGCTGGAAAGATCAGTCCCATGA
- a CDS encoding class I SAM-dependent methyltransferase, producing the protein MNRLDQTRELALARSMPRHLNENGGVGHYLEPPGNGLHHLFFLRLHDEVWVGRKRLQRDRQFRWQAGSVLEPCMLLGPHLHSLWGDEGLSIGYRTVSAEQKVQTFERALRQADSEILFPFPIVDAAGREAVCPAEFWQCNESLAEQLNTDEQHLREHCAGLLQAITKTGALIYDPACSTGEFIAHVARALPDCLCLGTDRSASMIEHARRAHGRTPVEFRLLDASEAFDAGIHCDVLILRFLNAEVLTRREARTAFESLIRCVKPGGTILVFGHTPVLIPVAWLAATHHLQLESSVAARPGQVELFQFYRLKVLSA; encoded by the coding sequence ATGAACCGACTCGATCAAACCCGTGAGCTGGCACTGGCCCGTTCCATGCCCCGTCACCTGAACGAGAACGGTGGCGTCGGCCATTACCTCGAACCGCCAGGCAACGGATTGCACCACCTTTTTTTCCTGCGGTTGCACGACGAAGTCTGGGTTGGCCGCAAACGCCTGCAACGTGACCGGCAGTTTCGATGGCAGGCCGGCAGCGTACTTGAACCCTGCATGTTGCTGGGTCCGCATCTCCACTCATTGTGGGGTGATGAAGGTTTGTCGATCGGCTATCGGACGGTCTCCGCCGAACAGAAAGTGCAAACCTTCGAACGAGCATTGCGTCAGGCTGACAGCGAGATTCTGTTTCCGTTTCCGATCGTTGACGCAGCAGGCCGGGAAGCAGTCTGTCCGGCAGAGTTCTGGCAATGCAACGAATCACTGGCCGAACAGTTGAACACCGATGAACAACACTTGCGCGAGCACTGTGCCGGATTGCTCCAGGCGATCACAAAAACCGGCGCGTTGATTTACGACCCGGCCTGCTCCACGGGTGAATTCATCGCCCATGTCGCCCGCGCCCTCCCCGACTGTCTGTGCCTGGGGACTGATCGCTCAGCCTCGATGATCGAACACGCCCGACGAGCTCATGGGAGGACACCCGTCGAGTTCCGCTTGCTCGACGCGAGTGAGGCCTTTGATGCCGGGATTCACTGCGATGTGTTGATCCTGCGCTTCCTGAACGCCGAGGTCTTGACCCGCCGAGAAGCCCGAACCGCATTCGAGTCGCTGATCCGCTGCGTCAAGCCTGGCGGCACGATCCTCGTCTTTGGTCACACGCCGGTGCTGATCCCTGTCGCCTGGCTCGCTGCCACCCATCACCTGCAACTGGAGTCCAGCGTTGCAGCGCGCCCGGGGCAGGTCGAACTGTTCCAGTTCTATCGTCTGAAGGTCCTGTCAGCATGA
- a CDS encoding alpha/beta fold hydrolase: MTFSLQSRGYYPTGDGHQLYWERHGITGGEPVFFLHGGPGGRCSRHHLDFFDLRRFDIILFDQRGCGRSTPYGELRDNTTGLCVEDIDALRQHFGFEKISVLGVSWGSWLAIQYQQRYPQHLLKTTLVSVFVPFAANVRAYDRSLNEGLTQSPQTASGHRARDIFRILGEGCPLQQRVAAIEWLNALLRRTGQTVCPGTLESFVDQEAVLAIRLELHYHLQGYFFRPRDHDLILDDNTLLIQGIRDTFGMASVRWLRQRMDIHCRLLHAGHNAFENAILKAVRRAVKREIEG, translated from the coding sequence ATGACCTTTTCCCTGCAAAGCAGAGGCTATTACCCGACCGGCGATGGCCATCAACTCTATTGGGAACGCCATGGCATTACGGGAGGCGAACCGGTGTTTTTCCTGCATGGCGGTCCCGGCGGGCGCTGCAGCCGTCATCATCTGGACTTCTTCGATCTGCGCCGTTTCGACATCATCCTGTTCGATCAGCGCGGATGCGGGCGCTCGACGCCCTACGGCGAACTGCGCGACAACACCACCGGCCTTTGTGTCGAAGACATTGACGCCCTGCGCCAGCACTTCGGCTTCGAAAAAATCAGTGTGCTCGGTGTTTCCTGGGGCAGTTGGCTGGCGATCCAGTACCAGCAGCGCTATCCGCAGCACCTTCTGAAAACCACACTGGTTTCGGTGTTCGTACCTTTCGCCGCCAATGTCCGGGCTTATGACCGGTCACTCAATGAGGGGCTGACGCAATCGCCGCAAACTGCGTCAGGCCATCGCGCCAGGGACATCTTCCGGATACTCGGCGAAGGCTGTCCACTGCAACAGCGCGTCGCCGCCATCGAATGGTTGAATGCTCTTTTGCGCCGTACGGGGCAGACGGTTTGCCCCGGTACGCTGGAGAGTTTTGTCGATCAGGAAGCGGTGCTCGCGATCCGTCTGGAGCTGCATTACCACCTCCAAGGCTATTTCTTCCGGCCACGGGACCATGACCTGATCCTCGATGACAACACCCTGCTGATCCAGGGCATCCGCGATACCTTCGGCATGGCCAGCGTGCGCTGGCTCAGGCAACGGATGGACATTCACTGCCGTTTGCTGCACGCCGGGCACAACGCCTTTGAAAACGCCATCCTCAAAGCGGTGCGCCGGGCGGTGAAACGTGAAATCGAGGGCTGA
- a CDS encoding ABC transporter substrate-binding protein has product MFDKNNKLRHSISLAAMLALSGLSATAWADAYEDAAKKWIGSEFKPSTLTPEQQLEELKWFIKAAEPFRGMDIKVVSETLTTHEYESKVLAKAFSEITGIKLTHDLLQEGDVVEKMQTVMQSDKNIYDGWVNDSDLIGTHFRYGKTESITDLMANEGKNFTSPTLDIKDFIGISFTTAPDGKIYQLPDQQFANLYWFRADWFERADLKAKFKEKYGYELGVPVNWSAYEDIAKFFSEDVKEIDGKRIYGHMDYGKKDPSLGWRFTDAWFSMAGGGDKGLPNGLPVDEWGIRVEDCHPVGSSVTRGGDTNGPAAVFATTKYVDWLKKYAPPEAAGMTFSESGPVPSQGNIAQQIFWYTAFTADMTKPGLPVVNADGTPKWRMAPSPRGPYWEEGMKLGYQDVGSWTFMKSTPEKQKLAAWLYAQFVTSKTVSLKKTIVGLTPIRESDINSQAMTDLAPKLGGLVEFYRSPARVQWTPTGTNVPDYPRLAQLWWSHIAEAASGDKTPQQALDGLAKDQDAIMTRLERSKAQAVCAPKMNPERDAQYWFDQPGAPKPKLANEKPKGETVSYNELLKSWEAARK; this is encoded by the coding sequence ATGTTCGACAAAAACAATAAGCTGCGACATAGCATTTCATTGGCAGCCATGCTGGCACTCAGCGGTTTGAGCGCAACCGCCTGGGCCGATGCGTACGAAGACGCGGCAAAAAAATGGATCGGCAGCGAGTTCAAGCCGTCGACCCTGACACCCGAGCAGCAACTTGAAGAACTGAAGTGGTTCATCAAGGCCGCCGAGCCGTTCCGCGGGATGGACATCAAGGTCGTCTCGGAAACCCTGACCACCCACGAATATGAATCCAAGGTGCTGGCCAAGGCCTTCAGCGAAATCACCGGGATCAAGCTGACCCATGACCTGCTGCAGGAGGGCGACGTCGTGGAAAAAATGCAGACGGTGATGCAGTCGGACAAGAACATCTACGACGGCTGGGTCAACGACTCGGACCTGATCGGTACGCACTTTCGCTACGGCAAGACTGAATCGATCACCGACCTGATGGCCAACGAAGGCAAGAACTTCACCTCGCCGACCCTCGACATCAAAGACTTCATCGGCATCTCCTTCACCACTGCGCCGGACGGCAAGATCTATCAATTGCCTGACCAACAGTTCGCCAACCTGTACTGGTTCCGTGCCGACTGGTTCGAACGTGCCGACCTGAAAGCCAAGTTCAAGGAAAAGTACGGCTATGAGCTGGGCGTGCCGGTGAACTGGTCCGCCTATGAAGACATCGCCAAGTTCTTCAGCGAAGACGTCAAGGAAATCGACGGCAAGCGCATCTACGGGCACATGGACTACGGCAAGAAAGACCCGTCGCTGGGCTGGCGCTTCACCGATGCCTGGTTCTCCATGGCCGGTGGCGGCGACAAGGGCTTGCCCAACGGTTTGCCGGTGGACGAGTGGGGGATTCGCGTCGAGGACTGCCATCCGGTAGGCTCCAGCGTGACCCGCGGCGGCGACACCAACGGCCCGGCGGCGGTGTTCGCCACCACCAAATACGTCGACTGGCTGAAGAAGTACGCGCCACCGGAAGCGGCGGGCATGACCTTCTCCGAGTCCGGCCCCGTGCCGTCCCAGGGCAACATCGCCCAGCAGATTTTCTGGTACACCGCGTTCACCGCCGACATGACCAAACCGGGCCTGCCGGTGGTCAACGCCGATGGCACGCCGAAATGGCGCATGGCGCCGTCGCCGCGCGGACCGTACTGGGAAGAGGGCATGAAGTTGGGTTATCAGGACGTGGGTTCCTGGACTTTCATGAAGTCCACGCCTGAGAAACAGAAGCTCGCGGCCTGGCTGTACGCGCAGTTCGTAACCTCGAAAACCGTGTCGCTGAAGAAAACCATTGTCGGCCTGACGCCAATCCGCGAGTCGGACATCAACTCGCAAGCCATGACCGACCTGGCACCGAAACTCGGTGGTCTGGTGGAGTTCTACCGCAGCCCGGCCCGGGTGCAATGGACGCCGACCGGCACCAACGTGCCGGACTATCCACGTCTGGCACAACTGTGGTGGAGCCACATCGCCGAAGCCGCCAGCGGCGACAAGACCCCACAACAGGCGCTCGATGGTCTGGCCAAGGATCAGGACGCGATCATGACCCGCCTGGAACGCTCCAAGGCCCAAGCAGTGTGCGCACCGAAAATGAACCCCGAGCGCGACGCACAATACTGGTTCGACCAACCGGGCGCACCAAAACCGAAACTGGCCAACGAGAAGCCGAAGGGCGAAACCGTGAGCTACAACGAACTGCTCAAGTCGTGGGAGGCGGCGCGCAAGTAA
- a CDS encoding DUF2160 domain-containing protein: MEWMSWTVPTAAFFIVIGLILVGMTTWELRSPSILRRGFLPIATTRGDRLFIGLLGSAYLHLLVIGVTDWSIWVASALSLVWLLAVMRWG, from the coding sequence ATGGAATGGATGAGCTGGACCGTCCCGACGGCGGCGTTTTTCATCGTTATAGGTTTGATCCTGGTGGGCATGACCACCTGGGAACTGCGCTCGCCAAGCATCCTGCGGCGCGGGTTTCTGCCGATTGCCACTACCCGTGGCGATCGCTTGTTCATCGGTCTTCTCGGCAGCGCCTACCTGCATCTGCTGGTCATCGGCGTGACCGACTGGAGCATCTGGGTGGCGTCCGCGTTGTCCCTGGTGTGGCTGTTGGCTGTGATGCGTTGGGGCTAG
- a CDS encoding carbohydrate ABC transporter permease has product MSKRKLVPLLLYILFLLVPIYWLLNMSFKSNTEILGGLTLFPQDFTFHNYKVIFTDPSWYTGYLNSLYYVSLNTVISLSVALPAAYAFSRYRFLGDKHLFFWLLTNRMAPPAVFLLPFFQLYSSIGLFDTHIAVALAHCLFNVPLAVWILEGFMSGVPKEIDETAYIDGYSFPKFFVKIFIPLIGSGIGVTAFFCFMFSWVELLLARTLTSVNAKPIAAVMTRTVSASGIDWGVLAAAGVLTILPGMLVIWFVRNHVAKGFALGRV; this is encoded by the coding sequence ATGAGCAAAAGAAAGCTTGTTCCACTGCTGCTCTACATCCTGTTCCTGCTGGTGCCGATCTACTGGCTGCTGAACATGTCGTTCAAGAGCAACACCGAAATCCTCGGCGGCCTGACGCTGTTCCCCCAGGATTTCACCTTCCACAACTACAAGGTGATCTTCACCGATCCGAGCTGGTACACCGGTTATCTCAACTCGCTGTACTACGTGAGCCTGAACACGGTGATTTCCCTGAGCGTGGCGTTGCCGGCGGCTTATGCGTTTTCCCGTTATCGCTTTCTCGGCGACAAGCACCTGTTCTTCTGGCTGCTGACCAACCGCATGGCGCCGCCGGCGGTGTTCCTGCTGCCGTTCTTCCAGCTGTATTCGTCGATCGGTCTGTTCGACACCCACATCGCCGTGGCGCTGGCGCACTGCCTGTTCAACGTGCCGCTGGCGGTTTGGATTCTCGAAGGGTTCATGTCCGGGGTGCCGAAGGAAATCGACGAAACCGCCTACATCGACGGCTACAGCTTTCCCAAGTTCTTCGTGAAGATCTTCATTCCGCTGATCGGCTCCGGCATCGGGGTGACGGCGTTTTTCTGCTTCATGTTTTCCTGGGTCGAACTGCTGCTGGCGCGCACGCTGACCTCGGTGAACGCCAAGCCGATCGCGGCGGTGATGACGCGCACGGTGTCGGCGTCCGGCATCGACTGGGGCGTGCTGGCCGCGGCGGGGGTGCTGACCATCCTGCCGGGCATGCTGGTGATCTGGTTTGTTCGCAACCACGTGGCCAAGGGCTTTGCCCTGGGCCGGGTCTGA